The Candidatus Kryptoniota bacterium DNA segment CCGACTATTCCGACGGCTTTCATCAGCCTGAGATCACTCCGTCCTCTTCAATCCGTTCCCATTCGGCTTTCCAATTGGGAAGGTGAAGTCCCCACTCGCCGCATTTCAATCTGACTTCTTCTGAAAACGCTTTTCTCACATCGTCGTTGTCTCTTTGCTTCAATCCGTATTTCCTGTAAACCTGGTTGCGATTTGTTTTCGGCTTTCCGAATATGTTCATCGTACGCGGGTACCATCTTTCGAGTGCGGACTGGATCTCCGCCCTGGTCGGCTTGTCGAGGGCCATCTTCTTCACCCAGTAATCGCCGTGGTTGACATGCATCATTTCTTCCTTGAAGATGCGTTCGATCTCCCTCTTCCACGGGCCGTAAGTAGACTTTTTCACGTCTTCAAGCTGGTGACCCGCGCCGCGGTCCATGCAGAACTGAAACATCACAAAATCGGCCCATGAGTCTATCGGATAATAAAAAATATTTACTCTCCTGTCGTCAGCAGCTCGCCTGTCCTTCAGGTCGTCGCCCTTAGTCTCGATGCGGAGGGTATAGTCATGCTTCGATACGTGCGAGTCGACATCGATGCCGATGTCTTCAAGAAGTCTGTACATCGCGCGCGCGTGACGGACTTCATCTTTCACGATATTAGCGACGGCAAGTTTCTCCTCGGTTGTCGGCGCCTGCATGATCCAGGGAACGTAGCCGAATGCGCCGGCGAGTTCAGAGTCCGCCTGCTGCAGCATTAGATTGACGAGGTTGAGATAATAATCATCGCTCATCTCGTCGGTTGTCTCAATCGATTCACCCTTTCTAAATTTCTCCAACATCCGATTTTCGCGCTCACTGTTGGCGAGACGCGACGGATTCCTGTATGACAGAGGATTTGTGTCCGTCATGATTTCTTCCTCTCTATCTTTTGCGTCACGGCTTGTAGGCCGCGGCCGCGCCTTTCTCCGGAACTCAGGCGGTCATCTTCCCCTGAATTTCGGGGACCGTTTTTCAACAAATGCCCGGATCGCTTCGCTCGAATCGTCCGTTCGTCCGGCAATTTCCTGCAAGTACGTCTCGTATTCAAGGCTTTCCTCGAGCGATCTTCCGGAGGAACGGTTCATCATTTTCTTAATCATCGAGTATGCCACGGTCGGGCCGCTGGCAAACTGGTGCAATATTTTTCCTGACTCGGAGGCAAACGCGTCGGATGCGAAAACCCTGTTGACAAGTCCCAATTGGAGCGCTTCATCTGCTGCGACGTCATTTCCGAGAGCGGCCAGTTCGAACGCCTTCTTCTGTCCGATGATTGCCGGGAGGAAGAAGCTCGAGCCGGAGTCCGGCACCAGTCCGATTTTCACGAAAGCCTGTATGAATTTCGCGTCCGAACTCATGATTATGAAATCGCATGCCAGGGCGAGGCTCATTCCAGCGCCGGCGGCCACTCCGTTCACAAGCGCGACAACCGGCTTACGCATCGAGGTAATCTGCCGGATGATCGGATTATACCGCCGCCTCAGCGAATCTGCGAATGACCTTCCGGGCGAAACTTCTTTCAGATCCTGTCCCGCGGAGAATGCGCGCCCGTTCCCCGTGATGGAGACACACCTGACATTTTCGTCCTTTGAAAAATCTCTGAGGACTGAAAATATTTCTTCGGTCATCTCCTCGTTAAATGCGTTGAGCGAGTCGGGCCTGTTCAGCGTCAGTCGACCGACTCCTTCGCCCGACTCAACGAGGATAGTCTGGAGTTCAGCCATGGGCATAAGCCGGTGTGCCCGGGAGTTTAAATTTCCGAAGATAGTTGAGTACCGAACGCATATCCTTCGGGAGTTCGGACTCAAACGTAACCCGCTTGCCGGATTTGGGATCCATGAATGAAATCGACTCCGCGTGAAGTGCTGTCCTCGAGAGAAGCGGTTTCTCGTCGCCTTCGGAGAAATAGCGCGATTTGACCTGGGAAAGGAAGAATGGCCTGCCGTCCCCGTAAACCTTATCGCACATTACCGGAAGTCCAATAGACGCGAGGTGTACCCTGATCTGATGAGTTCTCCCGCTTTCGGGTTTTGCTTCCACAAGGGCGTACCCATTGAACATTTCGACGACCTTGTAATTTGTAACCGAAGGTTTCCCGTGTTTCTTGTTAATCTTCATAACGCCCGGATGTGTCTGGCTTTCAGAAATGGGGGCCTCTATTTTCCCCTCGGCCTCATCGGGATTCCCAACCGCGATCGCGACGTATCTCTTTTCAACTTCCCTTCCTTCAAACTGGGTGTTAAGTGCCGCATGAGTTTCGGCGTTCTTCGCGAATATTATCGTCCCGCTTGTTTCCTTGTCTATCCGGTGTACCACGAAGATCTCGCCGAATTCCTCCTTCAGCATGTTATACAGGTTTATCAGCGATTGGTTGTACCTGTCGGGAAGCACGAGAAGATGGGCCGGTTTATTGATCACGATGATGTTATCATCTTCGAACACGATCTCGCCGTTCCTCGATCTTATCACGAAATCAAGTTTTCGCTTCATGGGACCACTCATTCCAGAAATCATTTTCCTTTCCAGCGGGGTTTCCGTTTTTCCGAAAACGCTTTCATACCTTCCTTCTGATCCTCGCTCGAAAAGAGCATATAGAAATTTTTTCGTTCAAACTCGAGACCTTCCTTGAGCGGCAGCTCGAAGCTTTTCAGCACGGATTCCTTCGCAAGTTTCACAGCTGACGCCGGCTTCGAGGCAATGAGAAGCGCGAGCTTCTTCGCTTCATCGAGAAGAAGTTCGTCGGGTACGACTTTATTGACCAGGCCGCGCAGCGCTGCTTCTTCCGCGCCGATAGTCTCTCCGGTCAGAACTATTTCCATCGCCCTGTATTTTCCAACAGTTCTCGCGAGCCTTTGGGTTCCTCCCGCTCCCGGGATTACACCGATATTGATCTCCGGCTGTCCGAACTTCGCCGACTCGGAGGCGATAATAATGTCGCACGTCATCGCAAGCTCGCAGCCGCCACCGAGAGCGAAGCCGCTCACTGCGGCAATGATCGGCTTCTTGATTCGTCTTATCCTTTCCCAGACACTGAAGTTGTCACGGGTGAGCATTTCAATGGTTCCCGATTCGGCCATCTCTTTTATATCTGCACCTGCTGCGAACGCTTTCTCGTTCCCCGTTATCACAATGCAATTGATTTTCGTATCCGCGTCGAGTTCTTCGAGACAATTTGCGAGCTCAATCATCAGCCCGTGATTTAGCGCGTTGAGCACTTCGGGACGATGAAGCTGCACAATAGCAATTGGTTCTTCTATGGTGAGGATGACGCTTTGGCCAACAGGATACTTCCGAGTCTCCATCAACGCTCCGATGTTGGTGTGCACGCAAATTTAGATCGGACTTAAAAAAGAAACAAGAGTAGGCGCTGGATAGTGACGGAAGAATCGGAACTCCACATTCAAAGAAAATCAGGTTGAGAGGATTCCGCACGAAGATGTGTGAAGTCCGGCCTAATGTAATATTGCCCAAATTCAGAACGGCAGGATTGCAATTTCGGCCAAAACAGTTGTTCCTTGAATCCTTTCCTTTTAATTTCCTCGCATATCATATCAATTGATGGGTGGCTGAAATGAAAAGGTCTGCTCTTTTTTTGTTCGCTGTCCTGTCATATCTCCCCGGGACAGTTACTTCACAACAAACGAATGAACCGTTGAGAGTCCTTTCCGCGACTCCGAGCGGGGCGACAGAGACCCGCGACCAGTCTCACGCAATCGTCGTCATCTTCAACAAGGCGATGGTTCCACTTCAGGAAGTCCCGGTGGGCGAAGGGTCGGGTCCGCTTGTCATCGAGCCGCAAATAAAGGGACGGTATCGATGGCTTGGAACGACCACGCTGACATTCTGGCCGAACGACACCCTCCCCTATGCAACTGCGTACACCGCGCGTGTGCCGGCCGGAACAAAGGCGCTGGACGGGAGCACGCTCAGCCAGGATTACACCTGGACATTCGAAACGCCTCGTCCACAATTAATCAGAACACTCCCCAGGGACAATGCAACGTATATACGGCCGGAGACAAAGATTTATTTACAGTTCAACGAGCCGATGGATCCGTCGCGTGCCGCGCCATACATATCGATAATGAAATCCAACGGCACCGTCCTGATGACGGTTCCGTCACAGGTTAGGTATCCAACTGGCGACGAGCTCGACAAGTTCGGATGGGACAACCTCGCGAAAAATATTCTGCTCGTCGTTCCGACGGACAAGCTGGAAGGTGGATCCAAGTACTTCGTTCAACTTAAGGCAGGACTTCCCGGTGTCGTGGGGAATCTCGGGCTCGCGGCTGACAAGGTTATTACATTTTCGACTCCGGGCGATTTCAAATTCGAGGGTTTAAGTAGTGAGAGCATCAGACCTGATGGAGCTCTGACACTCGTGTTCTCAAACCCGGTTGACATGAAGGAGCTGGTACAGCATTTATCGTTCAGTCCGGGAATCGAGATTCCGTCCGAATATTCCGAAGGGTATTACGGAACGCGGACGCGCACGTCGCTTTATCTCGATTTCTTGCCGGACACAACCTATTCCCTTAAGATCGACGGCGCGTTGAAGGATGAATTTGGAAATTCCCTGGGACAGGATATATCCGTTTCTTTCTCGACGGGTTCATACACCTCGAGGCTCTACATGGCAGGCGGCGAAGGAACCATTGAGGCGTATGGCAAGATGCGATATCCGATTGCCGTAAGAAATTTGGAGAGTTTCAGACTGCGGCTGGCATCGATTCCTGTAGACAGCGTTATACCTTACTTCATATCCGGTCATTTCGACCAGTGGGTAAATGTGGACCGGAAAGTGGATTTGAAGATTAAGAACAACACCCTCTCGCATATCACGTTCAAAGCCGACGAACCGTTGGGCGGAAAGAAGTTCGGGTTTATCGGTGCAGAAATCAGCGAGCCGGTACCGGCTATCAACGACTTCGGACCTTCGAGCGCATTTCTGCAGGTGACGAGTCTCGGGATTACAGCCAAGTTTTCGCCGGAAAATAATCTCGTCTGGGTCACACATTTGCAGGATACGAAACCGGTAGCAGGTGCCGAGGTACAGGTAAGGGACGATCAAAACAGAGTTCTGTGGAAAGGCTCGACCGATACTTCAGGGCTTGCAACAACACCGGGTTGGGGTACACTCGGAATGAAACCGAAAGAGTATCAACAGCCTCGCATATGGATCTTCGCACGCGAGGGGGAAGACTGGGCTTTTACACGAAATGAAGAAGGAACCGGTATCGATCCATGGAGATTCGGCATCAATTACGACTGGCGCCCCCAATACCAGAGCCTCTCGGGCACTGTATTCACTGACCGGGGTTTGTACCGGGCCGGCGAGGAGGTCCAGATTAAGGGAATCGTCAGACAAAGAATATCGGATGACTGGAAATTGCCGGTAGGAAGAAAAGTCCTCGTCGCAGTAATGGACCCGATGAACGAAGAGGTCCAAACCGACACGATGACCGTCTCTCCTTTCGGATCATTCGATCTCTCCTTCGAGATGAGTCCCAACGCTCATCTCGGCGACTACAGGATACATGTCTTCACCAGGAAGTCGGGGCTCGAGTACGGAGGTTCCGAATACGATTACGAAGACGAAGATCAGAAGAAGAGTCCTGAAGGGATGATCGAAGTCGCGTCGGGTAGTTTCCGTGTCGAAGCATTTCGACCCGCTGAATCCGAAGTGAGCGTACGTTTCCTCGCAAACGGCACTCCCGATCAGCCGTCTTATACGATGGGCGACACCGCACGCGGAACTATTTCGGCGAGGTATCTTTTCGGCGCGCCGATGAGGAACGACAAGGTATCATGGGCACTCCGTGCGTTTCCAGGATCATTCGATCCGCCCGGTTATCCGGATTACTCATTCGGTCCATCATGGTGGGACGTAGAAAGAAGCGAGACGATGCTCGCATCAGTCGACACGACACTCGATGACCACGGAATGCTTGCGATCAGTTTTCCCATTGGAAAGGATCGGCTCAAGGGGACGCAGAATCTTCTTCTCGAGGCGACTGCCACCTCTCAAAGCAGACGAAGTGTGACAGGAAGGGCGAGTGTTTTGCTTCACGGTGGACAATTCTATATCGGCATAAGAGAGTCCAATTTCTTCAACAAGCTCGGCGACACTTTGCGTTTCGATCTAATTGCGTCGCGGCCAGACGGATCGCTTATCCAGGGAGAAGACCTTCATGTCTCGATTGTAAAGCGGCAGTGGATCTCGGTCCGAAGGGCAGAGACCGACGGCCGTTACTACTGGCAGACGGACAAGATTGATTCAATCTTGCAGGATTTCACAGTACCGTCCGGCAGTTCCCCGCGAGAAGGAGAATACGTTCCCAAGCATGCCGGATATTACCTGATAAACGTTCGCTCGACGGATTCGATGGGCAACCCGATAGAATCAGGAAACGACTTCTATGTGACGGGTTCCAGCTACATTGCCTGGCAGCGCTCCGATGATGACCGTATCGATCTTGTCTCAGATCGGAAAAGCTACAAGCCATTCGACGTTGCGCACGTGATGGTTAAATCTCCTTACGAGAACGCGCGAGCGCTGGTGACGGTCGAACGCGACGGAATATTGAGGCAGTGGACAACGACGCTCGTCGGGAGTGCACCCGACATAAGGATTCCAATCACAAAGAGTGATCTTCCGAATATCTTCGTATCGGTGGTCCTCCTACAGGGCCGTGTAGCAGTACAGGAAGTGAACGCGCGGGGCGAGGACATCGGGCGGCCGTCATTCAAGATCGGGTATATTAACCTTCCGGTGGATGCCGGGACTCAACACCTGGGTGTTTCGGTTGTGACAGATAAGGACAACTATCACCCCGGTGACTCTGTAGAAGTTTCGATTAATGTTAAGAATGCTTCAGGCGCAGGGACCGCAGCAGAAGTTGTGCTTAGCGTCGCCGACATGGGTGTACTTAATCTCATCAACTACGCTTTGCCCGACCCCTTCGAGACTTTCTTCGGACCGCGAGAGCTCGGCGTGACAACGTCTGAGACGATCGTCCATCTTGTCCAGCAGCGTTCCTACGGTGAAAAAGGAGAAGATGAAGGCGGCGGCGGAATGTCGCTTTCAGAAATTCAGATGAGAGGCGATTTCAGATTTACCGCTTATTGGAAGGCGTCAATTATCACGGACGAAAAAGGAACGGCGAAAATCAGATTCAAACTCCCGGACAACCTGAGCCAGTTCAAAGTCATGGCCGTCGCGTTGACGATGGGTTCCGAATTCGGATGCGGGACAAGCACGTTCCGTGTGAACAAGGAATTCCTGCTTCAGGCTGCGTTGCCGAGATTCGCGCGCGTCGGCGACAGGTTCAGCGCCGGGGTTCTCGCTACAAACTACTCCAAAGAGCCCGGCACCGTTGTCCTCCTCGCTTCCGTGGACAAGAACCTGATTCTTTCGGGAAAGGATACGATGACGTTTTCACTGGAACCTGGCGCGAGCAAAGAGATCAGATTCGATTATCAGGCACCGGAGCAAATCGGTCCAGCGACTTTCAACTTCCAGGCGGCGATGGGAAAGTTCACCGACGGACTGACCATCACAATTCCTGTTGAAGTCCCAAGGATGAAGGAATCGGACGCACTTTACGAGAGCACCCAGGATTCCGCGAATGAATCGATAATCGTTCCGCAGGATATTCATCCTGGTCTCGGAGAAATCCAGCTTACGGCGGCATCCACAGCACTCGGCGGGTTGGAGAACAGCGTTAATTACCTGATCACGTATCCTTACGGCTGTCTTGAGCAGAGACTCTCCTGCGTCCTTCCCATAATACTCGGGGAAGACATGGTCAAGGCTTTCAAGCTGAACGTTCTCGAAGGAAAAGACATGAGGGCAGTCGCGCAGGGTGTCATCGACGAGATTTCCCGTTTCCAGACGGGCGATGGCGGCTTCGCATACTGGAAAGGCGACCCGTACTCCTATCCATATCTCACTGGTTACGCGGTAATGGTTCTCGGCAAGGCGGTGGATCGGGGATACAGCGTTGACAAGGAAGTTTTGGATAATGCCGTAAAATACTGCAGCAATTATCTGAGAGACATTCAGAATCAAAAGTACGTTCCTGGCGGAGAGCCGTGCCGCCTGGCGACCCGGGCGTTGATTGTCTACGCGCTTGCCTGTGTCGGCCATCCGGAGCCGGCGTATGTCGAACAGCTGTACGTCTCGAGGAACACGCTTCCGCTCTTTGCGAAAGCTTTCCTTCTCGAGGCCATACACAAAGGAAACGGAAATTCAGGAGCGATGTTCGGCATGCAAAACGAGATTACGAGAGCTCTCCTGAACATGGCCAAGTTCGATGGGACAACGGCGCATTTCGAAGAACCCGACTGGGAGGGACTGAAGTGGGTCTTCAGCACAAACACGAGGACGACCGCGATAATACTTCAGGCGCTGCTCGAGACCGGATATCGCGATCCGTTCCTTGCGAAAGTCACAAGCTGGATCATGCGCGAAGGCAAGATCGGGAGATGGCGATCGACACAGGAAAATATTTACGTAGTTGCAGCGCTGTCGGATTATTTCTCTGCCTTCGAGAAAGAGAATCCGGATTTCACCGCCCACATTTCGATTGCAGGCCGGAAAATCCTGGACTCGATGTTCAAGGGACGAGAGTTCAAGACAGTGGCGGAGTCTGTGCCCCTTGGCGAGTTCACGAAGGACAAAGCTCTACCCATCAGCATTAAGAAAAGCGGCGCCGGGAGACTCTACTACGGCATCCGAATGAATTACTATCCGAAGAGAGACACGCTCTACCGCGATGAAGGAATCGCAGTACTGAAGGTGATCACGACGGCAGACGGCAAGCCGGCACAGAAATCGGCAGACGGAGAGTATTTGCTTTCAGCCGGATCGATGTACAAAGTGACCATCACAGTTGTGGTGGCGCAGGAGAGAAATTTTGTGGTAGTCGACGATCCGATACCTGCGGGTACTGAAACCGTGAATCTGACCTTCGACACCGAAAGCGGATTTCTCAGTGAGGGCCTGGATAATCCTGACGAATATGAAACCGAATACTGGTCGGGCGGATTCAACCATGTCGAACAGAAAGACGACCGCGTGCTTCTTTTCGCGAATACCCTTGACGCGGGAACACATTATCATTCTTATCTGGTGCGGGCCGCGACGTACGGGACATTCTCGATGCCGTCGACCCACGCGGAAGAGATGTATGCACCGGACGTTTTCGGTCAGACTGTGCACGGGACAGTGATCGTTAAATGAGAAGGCTGATCAGACTTCTCAGGCTAAGACCTCTTGAAAGCGGCGTGATGATTGCCGCTGCCGCTTTCATTTTTTCTTTTTTTGTTCCAATACCAGAGGAAGATCTGTCGCCTCTTCCAGTAATATCCATGCGCATCACAGACAGAAACGACAGAACCCTGAGAGAGGTCCTGTCTGACCAAGGAGGAAGAGCGTACTGGCTCCGCCCGGATGAAATTCCAAAACACTTGATCGATGCTACGATCGCAGCTGAGGACAGGTATTTCTATTCGCACCCCGGGATAAATCCATTCTCAATTGCGAGAGCTTTCGTCCAGGATATCAGGTCAAGACGGTTTGTCGCCGGCGGATCGACGATCACCCAGCAGGTTGTGAGAAACATATACCATGAGCCGCGGACAATATTCGGGAAGATGATCGAGGGCTGGCGGGCAATCCGGCTGGAGAAGACTATCTCCAAAAAGGACATCATCGTCGAGTATCTCAACCGCGTTCCCTACGGAAACGGCACATACGGGATTGAGGCGGCATCGCGCCTCTACTTTGGAATGCCTGCAGCTCACCTATCTCTCGCACAGTCCGCATTCCTCGCCGGCCTTCCAAATTCACCTAGTATGTCCAATCCATACAAGGGAATCGACAAAGCAAAGAGACGACAGCTGATCATTCTTAAGCGAATGCTCTCGGAAAATTACATCACGAAAGAGGAATGCGGGCGTGCAGCGGACGAACGAATAATTTTGCAGGATCCCGACCGCCAGCTGAGGGCCCCGCATTTTACTGAGATGGTTCTGAACTCAATTCCCGCGGACGAACGGTCCCGGATCTCTTCGATCAGAACTACGCTCGACTACGAGATCCAAAACACGGTAGAGATTCTTCTCAAGGGACATATTGCGTCTCTCCGGAAGTCACATGTCACAAACGGATCGGTTGTTGTCATTGACAATTTGACGGGTGAAGTGATAGCTCTCGCGGGATCGGTGGACTATTTCGATTCACTTCATGACGGTCAGTTCAACGGTGCTCTGGCGAAGAGGCAGCCTGGCTCGGCGCTGAAGCCGTTCGTGTACGGCCTAGCGTTGGAAGCAGGAATGACCGCTGCAGAAGTGCTCCCGGACATCCCTTTCGCCGCTCCGACCCAAAACGGCACTTTCGTTCCGCAAAACTACGACAGAAGGTTTCACGGGCCGGTCAGGTTAAGGACGGCGCTCGGCTGTTCGTACAATGTCCCCGCGGTGAGGGTGGCTGACAAGCTCGGGCTTGATGCCGTCCTCGCGAAATTTCACGACGCCGGCCTGGCATCGCTCGACAGGCCCGCGTCATACTACGGTCTCGGCCTTGCGCTTGGAGATGGTGAAGTGACGCTTCTTGAGCTGACAAGAGCGTACTCCATGCTGGCACGCAGCGGGAATTATATTCCGGATAAAATCATACTCGCAATAAGAAACATTAACGGAGTCGAGAAACCTTTCACCTCACCCGACAGTTCCGTGCCGGCTGGAGTCGCGAGGAGCGTGTTCTCACCGCAAGTGGCTTACATCATCACGAGCATACTCAGCGACGAGGACGCCCGCGCCCCGGCATTCGGGATAGATTCGCCGGTGAGTCTGCCGTTCCCCTGCGCCGTGAAAACGGGAACTTCCAAGGACTATAAAGACAATTGGACGGTTGGATTTACACCCAGATGGACGGTCGGCGTATGGGCAGGCAACTTCGACGCTAAACCGATGCGAACCATTTCAGGGATTACCGGTGCCGGTATGCTATTCAGGGATGTCATGCTTTACCTCGAACAATCGGGGAACTGGTCGGGCTTCCGTGTTCCAGAGGGGATCGTTCACGTGAAAGTCTGTGCGCTCTCAGGAAAACTCCCGGGGAACGCGTGTACCGGCACCATGGATGAAGTGTTCATTCGAGGAACTGAACCGACTGAAACGTGCGACATGCACCTGAAGATTCTTGTAGATGCACGGACAGGAGAGCCCGCCCGTGGGCCGATCCGCGGAAGATCGCTTCTGACAGAGACCATCGAGGTACTGCCGCCCAGCTATGATTCCTGGCTCGAGCAGCGGGAGGAGGGACGCCGCAATCGGCTTCCGGTACCAGGACCGCGTGCGCGTCTCGGGACGCCGGTCAGTTCGACCGGGGATCTTCAGCGGCCGGCTGCCGTCGAGTTCGGAATCTCAGCGCCGGAAAATGGAGCGGTCTTCAAAATCGATCCGTCACTCAGAAGAGAATTTCAAATGCTGGATGTGGCTGTCGTCGCCGGTCCAGCGTACCATGATGTCAAACTGCTCGTCGACGGCAAATTGTACGCTGAATTATCGGATACCAAGATAGCGCGCTGGGCATTGTTACCGGGAGGACACGCGTTCAGCATCATCGCCGAAAGAAAAAACAAGACCGTGAGAAGTTCAACCGTGCGGATTACCGTGAACTAGCGCTTGATAGTCTGCTGCCGGTACTGCGATCGCTGCGATTCTTCGAAATACGTTTATCTTCCTTCGTATCGGGAGATCCGGCCGATCAGAGAGGCGCCCGCCAATTCTTTTACCCCTCAAATTATTTTCGCTTCCCCGAACCAACGGCGCGCAAAATTGCTCTCCCGACTTTCCTTTCTCCTGATCTTCAGATTCCCCAACTTAGCGACAAGTTGAAGATTGTCGGGAGCTGGTACACTACGTCGCCGGTAATATTGTTAATGTAGAACACATTTCTTTTGTTGTACGCGTTGACCAGCGTACCCTGGAGCGTGAAGTGTGCCGGATCGATCTCAAAATCGTACGACGCGCTCAGGTCGAGACTTTGATAACCCGGAAGCCTTGATGTGTTCAGGCTGCCGAATAAGACCTGGCTGGATAGGGCCTGGCCGGTGTAATCAGGCAAGTTGTGGGGATTAATTTGAGCGAGCCCGAAATATCCGTCGACCGGAGTATACGGAAGCCCGCCCGAGAACTTCCACCTCGCTCTCAGCCAGAACTTCCTGAGCAGCTGCATGCCCGCGGAGATGTTCAACTGATGGCGAAGGTCATATCGTGGGAAATATGTCAAGCCGTCGAACATTCTAGTTGTGCGGCTGAATGAATAGCTCCCTTCAAGATAAGAGCTCTCCCCTGCGTCGTATCTGAAACTCACGTCCGCACCGTACGCTTCTCCCCTTCCGAATATGAAGTCGTTCTCATATTCGTACACCTTGTCCCGGTTAACCGCAACTAAATTCCTGAAATCCTTGTAGTAAACTTCTATTCTTGCGGAAGTGAGAACGTTTGGATTCAATTTGACCCCCAGTACGTACTGAGTCGATTGCTCATCCCCGCTCCCTTCAGGAAGAGGAGCGATGACGTCGAAAGGAGTGAATACCATATTTTCGTCGTTCAGATTCATCAGTCTCTGGTGATAGATCCCACATGTGGCATAGACGGAAACGGGTTCTCCGAAATCGTACCCGAGCGTAATCCGGGGTTCCGCTATGTAACCATTCGGCTCACCGGCGAGGTCCTCGAATGCCCTCTGGAGATCTGATCGGAGTCCCAGCTCGAATGATAGTCCGCCTGCAAAATGGAAATTGTATTTTGCCCAGACCTGCGGTTCGGTCTCCGAGAGCGATTGCTGTATCACGGTGCCGTACTTATTAGTAAAAGTGTAATTATACGTGGGGAAATTGAATAACAGTCCGATGTTGAACTCGTTCCGAGCTATCGAATACGACGTTACCTCCGCGTACAACGAGGGGCTCGACACTTCGCTGAGCTGGTAGCTGAGATACTGTGCATCTTTCGGAAGTTGCTCCGCCTTGTATGTTGAAGTCGAGATCGAAAATCTCATGTCGTACTGGTCGCCTACTAGATAGCTGCCGGAAACCGCTGCGGAGTTGTTGGTCCACCTGAAATCCGGCTCGGAGCTGTTGGAACCGGAGATCATATCCGCATTAGTCAGGAATTCTGCGGAGACATGTCCCGTTCCAAATGATTCCACTGTGGCTTTTGCAAAACCGTCGTAGAAGTCGAAAGGGAGTCCGAGTCCATAGAATTTTTGAAGAGCGTCCTGGAACAACGGGCGGCGGTAAAATAGCACGAAGCTTGTGTTTCCTCCCGACGAAAACGGACCGGTTAGAGAAAAATCCGACGAGAGAAGGTCGAGCGTGCCCTTCGCTCTGTAATTGTATCTATCGCCGTCGATCGTCTGAATGTCGAATACTGACGACAGTCTTCCGCCATACTGCGCCTGGAATCCTCCGGTACTGAAATCCGCGACCTTAACTATCATCGGGTCCACAAAACTAAACAACCCGAACGCATGCGACAGGTTGTAGATCTGCATGCCGTCGATGAGAACAAGGTTCTGATCCGGACCTCCTCCCCTTACATAGTACTGGCTGGAAATTCCGCTGACTGTGACGACACCCGGAAGCTGCGTGACATATTGTACAACGTCATTCTTGAACATGCCGACATTTCTCTGCAGTTCTCCGGAAGTTATAATCGTTGTGCCCGCGACTTTCGCACCGCCGACGTATGACTCTCCGGTGACCTCAACAGCCGGCATTGTCTTGGGAGACTCAGGGATCGCGAGGCGAACGGTAGTCGATTCCTTCAACGAATCAGGGAGTTCGAAATCTTTCGAC contains these protein-coding regions:
- a CDS encoding Ig-like domain-containing protein; amino-acid sequence: MKRSALFLFAVLSYLPGTVTSQQTNEPLRVLSATPSGATETRDQSHAIVVIFNKAMVPLQEVPVGEGSGPLVIEPQIKGRYRWLGTTTLTFWPNDTLPYATAYTARVPAGTKALDGSTLSQDYTWTFETPRPQLIRTLPRDNATYIRPETKIYLQFNEPMDPSRAAPYISIMKSNGTVLMTVPSQVRYPTGDELDKFGWDNLAKNILLVVPTDKLEGGSKYFVQLKAGLPGVVGNLGLAADKVITFSTPGDFKFEGLSSESIRPDGALTLVFSNPVDMKELVQHLSFSPGIEIPSEYSEGYYGTRTRTSLYLDFLPDTTYSLKIDGALKDEFGNSLGQDISVSFSTGSYTSRLYMAGGEGTIEAYGKMRYPIAVRNLESFRLRLASIPVDSVIPYFISGHFDQWVNVDRKVDLKIKNNTLSHITFKADEPLGGKKFGFIGAEISEPVPAINDFGPSSAFLQVTSLGITAKFSPENNLVWVTHLQDTKPVAGAEVQVRDDQNRVLWKGSTDTSGLATTPGWGTLGMKPKEYQQPRIWIFAREGEDWAFTRNEEGTGIDPWRFGINYDWRPQYQSLSGTVFTDRGLYRAGEEVQIKGIVRQRISDDWKLPVGRKVLVAVMDPMNEEVQTDTMTVSPFGSFDLSFEMSPNAHLGDYRIHVFTRKSGLEYGGSEYDYEDEDQKKSPEGMIEVASGSFRVEAFRPAESEVSVRFLANGTPDQPSYTMGDTARGTISARYLFGAPMRNDKVSWALRAFPGSFDPPGYPDYSFGPSWWDVERSETMLASVDTTLDDHGMLAISFPIGKDRLKGTQNLLLEATATSQSRRSVTGRASVLLHGGQFYIGIRESNFFNKLGDTLRFDLIASRPDGSLIQGEDLHVSIVKRQWISVRRAETDGRYYWQTDKIDSILQDFTVPSGSSPREGEYVPKHAGYYLINVRSTDSMGNPIESGNDFYVTGSSYIAWQRSDDDRIDLVSDRKSYKPFDVAHVMVKSPYENARALVTVERDGILRQWTTTLVGSAPDIRIPITKSDLPNIFVSVVLLQGRVAVQEVNARGEDIGRPSFKIGYINLPVDAGTQHLGVSVVTDKDNYHPGDSVEVSINVKNASGAGTAAEVVLSVADMGVLNLINYALPDPFETFFGPRELGVTTSETIVHLVQQRSYGEKGEDEGGGGMSLSEIQMRGDFRFTAYWKASIITDEKGTAKIRFKLPDNLSQFKVMAVALTMGSEFGCGTSTFRVNKEFLLQAALPRFARVGDRFSAGVLATNYSKEPGTVVLLASVDKNLILSGKDTMTFSLEPGASKEIRFDYQAPEQIGPATFNFQAAMGKFTDGLTITIPVEVPRMKESDALYESTQDSANESIIVPQDIHPGLGEIQLTAASTALGGLENSVNYLITYPYGCLEQRLSCVLPIILGEDMVKAFKLNVLEGKDMRAVAQGVIDEISRFQTGDGGFAYWKGDPYSYPYLTGYAVMVLGKAVDRGYSVDKEVLDNAVKYCSNYLRDIQNQKYVPGGEPCRLATRALIVYALACVGHPEPAYVEQLYVSRNTLPLFAKAFLLEAIHKGNGNSGAMFGMQNEITRALLNMAKFDGTTAHFEEPDWEGLKWVFSTNTRTTAIILQALLETGYRDPFLAKVTSWIMREGKIGRWRSTQENIYVVAALSDYFSAFEKENPDFTAHISIAGRKILDSMFKGREFKTVAESVPLGEFTKDKALPISIKKSGAGRLYYGIRMNYYPKRDTLYRDEGIAVLKVITTADGKPAQKSADGEYLLSAGSMYKVTITVVVAQERNFVVVDDPIPAGTETVNLTFDTESGFLSEGLDNPDEYETEYWSGGFNHVEQKDDRVLLFANTLDAGTHYHSYLVRAATYGTFSMPSTHAEEMYAPDVFGQTVHGTVIVK